CTACTACAACAAACCCACGCAGGAGGGCCTCTATCAACACTTCAAGATGATAGCCGAGGCTGTGGACATACCGGTCATGCTGTACAACGTCCCCGGCAGGACTGCGGTCACCATCGAACCCGAGACTTTGATGAAACTGTCCAAAGTGAAAAATATCGTTGCCGTAAAGGATGCGGGTGGCAACCTGGATAAGACCAGCAAGACCAGGCTTCTGGCACCAGATCTTACTGTCTACAGCGGGGATGACAGTTTAACGTTGCCGATGCTCGCCCTCGGGGCAAAAGGCATAGTCAGCGTCGCCTCCCACATCGTGGGCCGGGAAATAAAAGAGATGATCGAGTCCTTCGAAAAGGGCGATGTGAACAGGGCCCGTGAAATTCACCTGAAGCTTTTCGACCTCTTCAAGGTTCTCTTTATAGTTACAAACCCCATCCCGGTGAAGGAAGCCATGAACATGATCGGCGTTAAAGTCGGGGGACTGCGGCCGCCGCTTACCCCGGCCGATGAAAAGACGAAAGAGGCTATAAAGGAAACCCTGCAGGCGCTGGGACTGGTGTAATCCTTTGCTGCGAAAATTGAGAGGCTGTCCTAAAAATTCAGGACAGCCTCTTAATTTTTGACCTGGTGCGGTACTTAACGTCTTAATCTCCTCAAGAAGCCGGGTTTTCAGCGGACTCAAAGATCCGCCTCACATCTTCGCCGGTGAATTCGTACTTTTCCCTGCAGTACTGGCAGACGAACTCCACCCGGCCTTGGGCTTTGAGGATTTCCTCCGCCTCTTCCCGGCCCAGGTTTAAAAGTACACCTTCCAACCTTTCCCTGGAACAGGAGCAACTGTAATTTACAGGCTGGCTTGCCAGGAATCTCAGCTTAAATCCGGGGAGTATCAAGTTTATCAGGTCCTCCGGAGAATTTTTCTCATCCAGGAGTTCGGTGACCGGCTTCATGCCTTTAATTTTTTCCTCGATGAAAATTGCGGTTTCTTCCGTCGAGCCGGGCATAAGCTGTATGATAAATCCGCCCGCCGCCCTTACCCTCCGGTCCCTGTCTACAAGTACGCCCAGGCTGACCGCCGAGGGCACCTGCTCGGACCGGGCAAAGTAATAGGTGATGTCTTCGGCAATTTCCCCAGAAATCAGGGGGACCCGTCCCACGAAAGGTTCTTTGAGCCCCAGGTCCTTTATAACCGTAAGCGTACCTTCCCTGCCGACTATACCGCCCACGTCCAGCTTGCCCTTTTCGTTAAGGGGGAGGTCCGCCGAGGGGTTACCTATGTATCCCTTCACGTTCCCCCTGGAATCCGAAAAGGCAATAAGGGGTCCTGCGGGGCCGCCGCCGTCCACCCTCACGGTCACCGTATCCCCTTCGCCCTTGAGCATGGAACCCATCATGGCCGCGGCTGTGAGCAGCCGGCCCAGGGCTGCCGTGGCTGTAGGAGAACAGCCGTGGATGGTCCTGGCCTTCTCCACCAGTTCCGTAGTGCGGGCGGCAAAGGCCAGAATTCCGGCCTCTTCGTCGATAGCCCTGACCATATAGTCTTTTAGTCCTGTCAAATGCGCTGCCTCCTTTAGTTCACTTCGCATTGCACTACAGTATTATATCATATTTTCGCCGGAGCATCAGTTGTACTACAGTAGGAAAAAGACTTTCCGAATGCAAGAGTAATAATACCGGGAAATTATGGCAAACTATACCTGAGGTGGGAAAATGAGAAAACCGCTGATCGCCGGGATCTTAATAGCAATTGGTATCCTGCTTTTATGGGCGCATATCAACGGTTATGAACTCCGGTTAGTCCCCAACAGGCGGGAGTTTCAAACGCCTAAATATCAATCCCGTTCCCCTAAGGAGATAACGGAACACTTTAAACTGGCCGGAGGCTCGGAGCGGGACAACCGGGGTTTTCCCCAGCGCAAAATCGATGATCTGAGTTCCAAACTACCGGAGTTGTTTTACCGGGAAGGCCCCAGGAATGTCAAGATGGTAGCCCTGACCTTCGACGACGGTCCGGATTCGGTCTACACCCCGCAAATCCTGGATGTTTTGAAGGAACAAAACGTAAAGGCCACATTTTTTCT
The DNA window shown above is from Thermosediminibacter oceani DSM 16646 and carries:
- the hslO gene encoding Hsp33 family molecular chaperone HslO, which gives rise to MTGLKDYMVRAIDEEAGILAFAARTTELVEKARTIHGCSPTATAALGRLLTAAAMMGSMLKGEGDTVTVRVDGGGPAGPLIAFSDSRGNVKGYIGNPSADLPLNEKGKLDVGGIVGREGTLTVIKDLGLKEPFVGRVPLISGEIAEDITYYFARSEQVPSAVSLGVLVDRDRRVRAAGGFIIQLMPGSTEETAIFIEEKIKGMKPVTELLDEKNSPEDLINLILPGFKLRFLASQPVNYSCSCSRERLEGVLLNLGREEAEEILKAQGRVEFVCQYCREKYEFTGEDVRRIFESAENPAS
- the dapA gene encoding 4-hydroxy-tetrahydrodipicolinate synthase, whose product is MDFGRVITAMVTPFDGDLNVDYAAFENLVDHLIKNGSDALVVTGTTGESPTLSDEEKLTLYKLAKEVAGGRAKIIAGTGSYNTRHSIELSLKAQEIGVDGLLLVSPYYNKPTQEGLYQHFKMIAEAVDIPVMLYNVPGRTAVTIEPETLMKLSKVKNIVAVKDAGGNLDKTSKTRLLAPDLTVYSGDDSLTLPMLALGAKGIVSVASHIVGREIKEMIESFEKGDVNRAREIHLKLFDLFKVLFIVTNPIPVKEAMNMIGVKVGGLRPPLTPADEKTKEAIKETLQALGLV